Within Elizabethkingia sp. JS20170427COW, the genomic segment GTTTCCTCTAGGATTTCTTCATCGCTTTCTTCAAGAGGCTTTTTGTATTCCGTAGTGTATGATTGTACGATGGAGCCATTGGTGATTTTAAAATAGTTGATGTAAGCGGCACTTTCATCTGAGAAAATCCCAAAAACATCTACATCGTCTATAGTATTGCTTACCACCATAGAGTGGGTTTGGTAGTTGTCTAATATTTCCAAATGCTCTTTTATTTCTTGAGCTTTTTCAAAAAGGAGTTTTTCAGCAAAAAGCATCATTTTTTGGATAAGGAAATCCTTGGCAATTTTAAAATCTCCCTTTATAATTCCTCGTATGGCTTTTATTTTATTTTGATAGTCCTCTTCGCTTTCCAAACCTTCGCAAGGGCCTTCACAATTTTTAATATGGTATTCCAAACATACTTTATATTTGCCTTCTTCTATTTTTTCAGGGGCAAGATTTAGATTGCAAGTTCTAAGAGGATATATTTTTTTGATAGTTTCTAGTAATATCTTCGCTTGCTTAGGTTTTGCATAAGGTCCAAAATATTCAGATCCATCTTTAATAAGATTTCGGGTAAGGAACACTCTGGGGAATTTTTCATTCTTAATACAAATCCAAGGATAGCTTTTATCATCTTTTAGAAGAACATTATAATAAGGATTCAGTTCTTTGATAAGATTGTTTTCTAGCAGAAGCGCATCATATTCGCTATTAACAATAGTGGTTTCTAATCTTACGATTTTAGAAACCATAATTCGGGTACGGTAGCCTCCTTGGTTTTTGTTGAAATAGGAGAGTACCCTTTTTTTTAAATTCTTAGCTTTGCCAACATATAAAAGTTGGTTTTCTTTATCGTAATAACGATATACTCCCGGTTCTGAAGGGAGGGTTTTTAACTGAAGTTCTAAAGTTGGATTCACAGAGTAAATTTACAAAAAGAAAAAGAATGATATTTTACAAATAAAGGATTTCAGTTTTCCATACTTTTTCCCCTGCGGCTTCTAAAGCTTTTTTATAAGTATCCACTTGCTCTTCGTATTTTTCGTGTTCGGCACCTGTTTTAAAATCAATAATAAGCCAGCCTTCAGGAGATTTCATGAGTCGATCTGGGCGAAGGACTATGCTTTCACCATTTTGGGAGTATAGGATTTCCCTTTCATTAACTACGGTATATCGACCATCAAAATATTCTGAATGCTCTTCAAAAAGGTGGGAAATCCTTTCCTGTATTGCTTGGTGTTCTTCTTTAGTGATGGTTCCGTCTAGTAAAAATTGTTTCAACACCCTAGGAGCATCTTCTCGAGTAATGATTTTTTCAAGAATACTGTGGGTGAAGATTCCTGTTTTTACACTTTCATTACGTTCTTGATAGCTTTTGGATGGAGTGGCAATTTTTATTTCGGTAGAAATGCCAGTATCCTCAGGTTGTAAGGATTGTATGTGGTATTCTTCAATAGTGGAATTCTGTTCTTCTTTTTTGCGTTTAAGTAAATCGATATCAGAAATTGGGAAGATGTCGAAAGAATCCTCATTGTTTTCGGAAACTTGTTCTTCTTCCTCGTTATGTTGAGGCTTTTTGGTATTGATGAAGTTGTAGATTTCAAATTCAGGGTTGATTGTTTTTTGGATATAGAAAAACATCTGATCTACAGCTCTAGTGGTGGCAACGTAGAGCAGACATAGTTTGTCGATTTTGTTTTTATAAATATTCCTGGTATTAAATTCTTGCAGATCTTCATGATAAGAGGCTATGCTGTTATCAAATTTTTTAACATTAACAGACCTAAGAGCAGATTGCTCATCGTTAACATCCATCCAATCTTCGATTTTATTATCGGTATTTTCATAGACAAATGGTAAAAAGACAATAGGAAATTCTAAGCCCTTAGATTTATGAATGGTAAGAAGTTGTATTGCATCGACATTTTCAGAAACCTGAATGTTGGTTTGGTGACCTTTATCTTTCCAAAATTGGATAAAGTCCTTCAAATTGGCCGCCGTGTTTTGGAAGTAAGCATACAGAAGCTCTAAAAAGTTGATGAGATAAACCGTTTCCTCTCCTTGGACACTAAAGTTTTGTAATACATTTTCTATAAAACTATAGGTATTAAGATTTTGATGATCAATATGGAAATTTAGATGGTACAGCTGTCGGATTTTAGCAATGATATCTTCACTATTATCAAGAGCTATTAGTTCTGAAAATTCTTGTGAAAAATCAACCATCGTTATTCTTCCAGATTGGTTGAGATAATAAAGACAGAAAGCTAGGGCTTGTAAATCCTTAGGGTCTATATACCATTTAAGATATTCTATGGTGGCGTTAACTGTTGGGGAAAGATCTAGGGTAAGCCCACTATCAGAAATAGTTTTGATAAATATTTCTTTTCCTTGATAGTTTACTTGCATTGCGGAAAGCTTACTCGTAAATTCTGAAATGTCATGATTGCCCCGGCATAGGATGGCAATATCAGAAAGTTGGTATCCATTGTCGAGACACTGTTGAATGTCTTCCCTCATTTTTTCGCAACTGTCGATATAAAATTGTTCTTTTTTTTCGTTTTCTATAAGATTAACTCTTACTCTTCCTGGATTTTTGGAATGAGGAATCTGTATTGCAGATTCACCAAAAATAGAGCGGTAATCGTCATCTAATGTGGTGGAAATAAATTTATAAAGCTCGTTGTTGAACTGTACAATATTAAAACTACTCCTGTAGTTGTGGCCTAAGACTATAGTCTCAGCGTATTTCGGGGTAATTTCTTTTTTGTTAATGATGTCCAGCATTATTTTAGCATCTCCACCTCTAAAGCGGTAGATGCTTTGCTTAGGATCTCCCACAATGCTAAAGCTGGTGTCGGCTTCAGAGAGTGCATTGTCCCTTAAAGGAACAAAGTTTTGCCATTGCAATAGGGAAGTATCTTGAAATTCATCAAAAAAGAAATGCTGAAATTTTTCACCAATTTTCTCATAGATAAAAGCAGAAGGTTCATCTTTCAACTGCTCATTAATCATAATGTTGAAGCGAGAGAGCAGTAGTAAATCGTTTTCATCTTCTATGATTTTAAGCTGATCTTGGATTTCCTTATTGATTTTTAGAGGAAGAAGTGCTTGGTGTATTTTCTTCTTCTTTTCGATTTCTATATAGTTGCGGATAATTCTCTTTCGGCTGTCTAGAAGTAGAGGAAGAATGCTGAGGATTTCATTTTGTCTTTTTTTGCTAGAAGAGCTACTTCCTTTTTCGAAGATCTCAGTAGCCTGTTCTTCTGATTTTGAAGGTAAGGCAGGAATATTTTTTTGGAGAAATTTATCAAAAAATACAGCAATGCTATTCTTTTTTCCGCCTGCAAAATCGGAAGTTGTTAGCTCTTGAGTTTTTATAAGCCCTTGGGCTGCTTTACAAATTTGTAGAGATTCTTTTTTTAATTGCTGAATCTCTTTTCGCAATTTTTCTTTTTCTGTAGTATAAGCATCCCAATCGAAATTCTTGTTCTTTTTTAATTGGTTGTAATGTATATCGCTATTGTATTCGTCAGCTTTCTTATTGAGGGTTTGTTGTATGTTGATTTTCTCATCGTTTTCCAGGTTGTAGTTGATGTAATCGATAAAAGCTTTGGAAATCTGAGGATCCTCGCCAATCTTGTCTAGAGTTTGTTCTACTGCTTCGGTAATAAAAGGAGTAGGATCTACTTCTAGATTAAAGTTTTGGGGAAGTCCAAGCTCTAAGGCAAAAGATCGGATAAGTCGGGAGTTGAATTTATCGATAGTACTAATGTTAAGTGTAGAGTAGTGGTGGAGAATATAGTCGAGCAACCTCTGAGAGCGATCTCTTAGCTGATCCATACTTAGAGTATCTCCTTCTTGTTTTAACTCTTGTTGGATGTTGATGAGGGAAGGGTTGCTCATGTATTTTTCGGAAGTGTAATCCTTCAACCAAGAAAGTATCCTTTCCTTCATTTCACCTGCTGCTTTATTGGTAAAAGTAAGAGCTAGGATGTTTCCAATCAGCTCGGGCCTATCATTCTTTAAGCAAATTTTCAA encodes:
- the uvrC gene encoding excinuclease ABC subunit UvrC; protein product: MNPTLELQLKTLPSEPGVYRYYDKENQLLYVGKAKNLKKRVLSYFNKNQGGYRTRIMVSKIVRLETTIVNSEYDALLLENNLIKELNPYYNVLLKDDKSYPWICIKNEKFPRVFLTRNLIKDGSEYFGPYAKPKQAKILLETIKKIYPLRTCNLNLAPEKIEEGKYKVCLEYHIKNCEGPCEGLESEEDYQNKIKAIRGIIKGDFKIAKDFLIQKMMLFAEKLLFEKAQEIKEHLEILDNYQTHSMVVSNTIDDVDVFGIFSDESAAYINYFKITNGSIVQSYTTEYKKPLEESDEEILEETMVEIRQKFASSSKEIFLPFHLSVEIPGIKLIVPKVGDKKRIVELSEKNAREYRLEKLKQVQIIDPERHTNRIMAEMQKNLHMPVEPRHIEGFDNSNIQGTNPVSACVVFKDGKPSKKDYRIFHVKTVEGPNDFATMEEVIYRRYSRLLEEGGELPQLILIDGGKGQLSSAIKSLKLLGLYGKITIIGIAKRLEELYFPEDPIPLYLDKKSETLKILQRVRDESHRFGVKHHRTRRKNATLKSELEEIPGVGPKTIELLLSKLKSVKRIKESNLEVLEEIIGKSKAKVIFQYFKES
- a CDS encoding exodeoxyribonuclease V subunit beta, coding for MNYYTVINASAGSGKTYTLVKNLLKICLKNDRPELIGNILALTFTNKAAGEMKERILSWLKDYTSEKYMSNPSLINIQQELKQEGDTLSMDQLRDRSQRLLDYILHHYSTLNISTIDKFNSRLIRSFALELGLPQNFNLEVDPTPFITEAVEQTLDKIGEDPQISKAFIDYINYNLENDEKINIQQTLNKKADEYNSDIHYNQLKKNKNFDWDAYTTEKEKLRKEIQQLKKESLQICKAAQGLIKTQELTTSDFAGGKKNSIAVFFDKFLQKNIPALPSKSEEQATEIFEKGSSSSSKKRQNEILSILPLLLDSRKRIIRNYIEIEKKKKIHQALLPLKINKEIQDQLKIIEDENDLLLLSRFNIMINEQLKDEPSAFIYEKIGEKFQHFFFDEFQDTSLLQWQNFVPLRDNALSEADTSFSIVGDPKQSIYRFRGGDAKIMLDIINKKEITPKYAETIVLGHNYRSSFNIVQFNNELYKFISTTLDDDYRSIFGESAIQIPHSKNPGRVRVNLIENEKKEQFYIDSCEKMREDIQQCLDNGYQLSDIAILCRGNHDISEFTSKLSAMQVNYQGKEIFIKTISDSGLTLDLSPTVNATIEYLKWYIDPKDLQALAFCLYYLNQSGRITMVDFSQEFSELIALDNSEDIIAKIRQLYHLNFHIDHQNLNTYSFIENVLQNFSVQGEETVYLINFLELLYAYFQNTAANLKDFIQFWKDKGHQTNIQVSENVDAIQLLTIHKSKGLEFPIVFLPFVYENTDNKIEDWMDVNDEQSALRSVNVKKFDNSIASYHEDLQEFNTRNIYKNKIDKLCLLYVATTRAVDQMFFYIQKTINPEFEIYNFINTKKPQHNEEEEQVSENNEDSFDIFPISDIDLLKRKKEEQNSTIEEYHIQSLQPEDTGISTEIKIATPSKSYQERNESVKTGIFTHSILEKIITREDAPRVLKQFLLDGTITKEEHQAIQERISHLFEEHSEYFDGRYTVVNEREILYSQNGESIVLRPDRLMKSPEGWLIIDFKTGAEHEKYEEQVDTYKKALEAAGEKVWKTEILYL